One segment of Patescibacteria group bacterium DNA contains the following:
- a CDS encoding DUF4340 domain-containing protein produces MSKKVLLILALIVVVLAAIIGGVRWRKGRGEKSGNANNMSKALQNMDPSQVGEIEIKKDESVIALARQDGAWRVDGKRADAELVQKALDTLRTSAYEGPISRNPENFERLGVGDEGLLISLRVEDTRIAFRVGKSGPTYSSSYVKIEGKDEVYLANANLSLVFPLLIDSWRNKTIVNIDPAALDTITYRMQGATIKTYHKDGDTWEVSAGAATVAAGNAEMETLIAALHPLKATGFIDTEKDKATFAQKEAKGIIISFKGSLEADSGEVTLVKQQNVWWIRAAGEDEIFTLSDSFAKSLAIP; encoded by the coding sequence ATGAGCAAAAAAGTATTGTTAATTCTTGCGCTTATCGTAGTGGTGCTTGCGGCGATAATAGGAGGAGTGAGGTGGCGGAAAGGAAGAGGGGAGAAGAGTGGAAACGCCAATAATATGAGTAAAGCGCTTCAGAATATGGACCCTTCGCAGGTTGGGGAGATAGAGATTAAGAAAGATGAAAGCGTTATTGCCTTAGCGCGACAGGACGGTGCGTGGCGCGTAGATGGGAAACGCGCAGATGCGGAGCTGGTGCAAAAAGCCTTGGATACTTTGCGCACCAGTGCCTATGAAGGCCCCATATCTCGCAACCCCGAGAATTTTGAAAGATTAGGAGTTGGTGATGAAGGGCTGTTGATTTCCCTGCGCGTGGAGGATACGCGTATCGCATTCAGGGTAGGCAAAAGCGGCCCTACCTACAGCTCGTCTTATGTGAAGATTGAGGGCAAAGATGAGGTCTATCTGGCCAATGCCAATCTGTCTCTTGTATTCCCGTTGCTTATTGATTCTTGGAGGAATAAAACGATTGTGAATATTGACCCCGCCGCGCTTGACACGATCACCTACCGCATGCAAGGGGCAACCATAAAAACCTATCACAAGGATGGAGACACGTGGGAGGTGAGCGCAGGGGCCGCCACTGTGGCCGCAGGCAATGCAGAGATGGAGACATTAATAGCCGCTTTGCATCCCTTGAAAGCCACAGGATTTATAGACACGGAAAAGGATAAAGCCACTTTTGCGCAAAAGGAAGCAAAAGGGATAATAATTTCATTCAAAGGTTCTTTGGAAGCAGATTCGGGAGAAGTCACATTGGTAAAGCAACA